A window of Pyrobaculum aerophilum str. IM2 contains these coding sequences:
- a CDS encoding NAD-dependent epimerase/dehydratase family protein, whose amino-acid sequence MRILIYGGLGFIGANVVEALAGNELYVAHRPGSPGRKPKIASFVSQYAGLVEYTDPARPLEAVKPELIINLVGEYFGPPEVIKSANADFPKRLCEASRRAGWRGKVIHISAATVRGPVGEVIREEERHLEGISPVSYFDETKAEGERAVAQCFEDWVIVRPVLVYGRFNDHPEWVMLVNYLQKGFAPAIRARVSVISARELAKVIKASMALSREYFFATECLPRMLVDFIDAMARAVRKRVVKIPVPTSLLKLAAPRELRSHIPFLNKTFSCEKLKKLLGFTPAPDFEKEIMEMTNFILNIH is encoded by the coding sequence GTGAGAATTCTCATATACGGCGGCTTGGGCTTCATAGGGGCCAACGTGGTGGAGGCCTTAGCTGGCAACGAGCTCTATGTGGCCCACAGACCTGGCTCGCCGGGGAGGAAGCCGAAAATTGCCAGTTTCGTGTCGCAGTACGCCGGACTTGTCGAGTATACAGACCCGGCGAGGCCGCTGGAGGCCGTTAAGCCGGAGTTAATAATAAACCTAGTGGGGGAGTACTTCGGCCCGCCCGAAGTTATTAAATCCGCCAATGCGGATTTTCCGAAAAGGCTGTGCGAGGCGAGCCGCAGGGCGGGTTGGAGGGGAAAGGTAATTCACATTTCCGCGGCGACAGTCAGAGGGCCCGTGGGAGAGGTGATAAGGGAAGAGGAGAGACATCTAGAGGGGATATCGCCTGTTTCGTACTTCGACGAGACTAAGGCTGAGGGCGAGAGGGCAGTGGCGCAGTGTTTTGAAGACTGGGTTATTGTGAGGCCCGTGTTGGTATACGGCAGGTTTAACGACCATCCCGAATGGGTAATGCTAGTGAATTACTTGCAAAAAGGATTTGCCCCCGCCATAAGGGCTAGAGTCTCTGTAATATCTGCGAGGGAATTGGCGAAAGTAATAAAGGCTTCTATGGCTTTGTCTAGAGAATACTTCTTCGCTACGGAATGCTTGCCGCGCATGCTTGTAGACTTCATAGACGCAATGGCCAGGGCCGTCAGAAAACGCGTTGTTAAAATCCCAGTTCCAACTTCCCTACTTAAATTAGCAGCCCCCCGGGAACTACGCTCTCACATACCCTTTTTAAACAAGACTTTTAGCTGTGAGAAACTTAAAAAACTACTAGGCTTTACTCCGGCTCCAGATTTTGAAAAAGAGATTATGGAAATGACAAATTTTATTTTAAATATACATTAG
- a CDS encoding NOG1 family protein → MEVVDKSKLPYVYAADELISLFLTTYSREEARGSTAEPAFVKQKRLEIKRIVSSGKAIASILREMALRMPFLDRLHPFYRELIDAVIGARAYKHVVAKVGNANLAVKAIAKEAITAVRTAPDKKALLDARRMYKARIIDLLNDLRPELEKMREIVVFLRKLPSIDPELFTIVVAGAPNVGKSSFVRCVSTAKPEVAEYPFTTKQIHLGHIFLRGDRVQVIDTPGLLDRPLSERNQIEKQAILALRHLAGVIVFVVDPTPHSGYSLEMQERLWREIKEGFSAPAVAVLNKIDIATEEELEKARAIFAPIGEISTLNCRGTKEVMDYVLQKYYVPAALEKLRAAARGR, encoded by the coding sequence GTGGAAGTCGTTGATAAGTCGAAGTTGCCTTACGTCTACGCCGCAGACGAGCTCATCTCCCTCTTCCTCACCACATACAGCAGGGAGGAGGCCAGGGGCTCCACGGCGGAGCCCGCATTTGTTAAACAAAAACGCCTTGAGATTAAGAGAATAGTGTCCTCGGGCAAGGCAATTGCCTCAATTCTGCGGGAGATGGCGCTGAGAATGCCCTTTTTAGACCGCCTCCACCCCTTTTACAGAGAGCTTATAGACGCCGTCATCGGGGCCCGGGCGTATAAACACGTCGTGGCTAAAGTGGGAAACGCCAATTTAGCCGTGAAGGCCATTGCTAAAGAGGCCATTACCGCTGTTAGAACAGCCCCCGACAAAAAGGCCTTATTAGACGCCAGAAGGATGTACAAAGCAAGAATTATTGATCTGCTAAACGACTTGAGGCCGGAGTTAGAGAAAATGCGCGAAATCGTCGTTTTTCTCAGAAAACTGCCGTCAATAGACCCTGAGCTTTTCACAATAGTAGTGGCGGGGGCGCCTAACGTGGGCAAGAGCAGTTTTGTCCGATGCGTGTCCACGGCCAAGCCGGAGGTGGCGGAGTACCCCTTCACCACAAAGCAAATCCACCTAGGCCACATATTCCTCAGGGGGGACAGGGTACAGGTAATAGACACCCCCGGGCTGTTGGACAGGCCGCTTTCGGAGAGGAACCAAATAGAGAAGCAGGCAATTCTAGCCCTGAGGCACCTAGCAGGCGTTATAGTCTTCGTCGTTGACCCCACACCTCACAGCGGCTACTCCTTGGAAATGCAAGAACGCCTCTGGAGGGAAATAAAAGAGGGCTTCTCCGCCCCGGCGGTGGCTGTGCTAAATAAAATCGACATCGCCACGGAGGAGGAGTTAGAAAAGGCTAGGGCTATCTTCGCGCCAATAGGCGAAATTTCCACCCTCAATTGCCGCGGCACAAAAGAGGTAATGGACTACGTCTTACAGAAATACTACGTGCCGGCGGCCTTGGAAAAACTCAGGGCCGCGGCTAGGGGACGGTAG
- a CDS encoding TFIIB-type zinc ribbon-containing protein, which yields MIIQCPFCGAKYEAPPGRGFYVCPYCGTVISEGRTFENVYIFKPSVDKTTAFKKALNFRPFGSPEDLPQASPSGADLHFLPLYLYHITFQPLEELETYASALAMSNPPVKLPRNYVFPARWRAPFKPSLERIGVFHSPDLSPEEAFRSLNDVLEEAHAYASVFKTKVTVRWSFEGIVYYPLWNLSYLYRGRNYKAVVDAAEGSVFYMEYPISRRGRAGGLGLAAGSLLATAAVGALTAHYLGLYPQIGALGGALAGLGAAVRLLAFAASRTGRYEAQYKL from the coding sequence ATGATTATCCAGTGCCCCTTCTGCGGCGCAAAGTACGAGGCGCCGCCGGGGAGGGGGTTTTACGTATGTCCCTACTGCGGCACTGTGATCTCAGAGGGCAGGACTTTTGAAAACGTGTACATCTTCAAGCCCTCTGTGGACAAGACCACGGCGTTTAAAAAAGCGCTTAATTTCCGCCCCTTTGGCTCCCCAGAGGACTTGCCCCAAGCGTCTCCCTCTGGGGCCGACCTCCACTTCCTCCCCCTGTACCTTTACCACATTACCTTCCAGCCTCTGGAAGAGCTGGAGACGTACGCCTCGGCTCTGGCTATGTCTAACCCGCCCGTGAAACTGCCTAGAAACTACGTCTTCCCCGCCAGGTGGAGAGCGCCGTTTAAGCCGTCGCTGGAGAGAATAGGCGTGTTTCACTCGCCGGATTTAAGCCCAGAGGAGGCGTTCCGCAGTCTCAACGACGTATTGGAGGAGGCCCACGCCTACGCCTCTGTCTTCAAGACTAAAGTTACTGTGAGGTGGAGTTTTGAAGGTATTGTCTACTACCCCCTGTGGAATCTCTCCTACCTCTACCGGGGTCGCAACTACAAGGCTGTGGTAGACGCCGCTGAGGGGTCTGTGTTCTATATGGAATACCCCATTTCCCGGCGCGGCCGCGCTGGGGGCTTGGGACTCGCCGCAGGCTCTCTACTCGCCACGGCGGCTGTTGGGGCGTTGACGGCGCACTACCTAGGGCTCTACCCACAAATCGGGGCATTGGGAGGGGCCTTGGCGGGTCTCGGCGCAGCGGTGAGGCTTTTGGCATTCGCCGCGTCGCGGACGGGGAGATACGAGGCGCAGTACAAACTGTAA
- the ccsA gene encoding cytochrome c biogenesis protein CcsA has product MASLRRILANYFHLSPAVSLALLFFYISRFITLDTSYLDVYANTSWGMPLYYRLAASLVNVGGIMLYIAAILGLMAVVAKSWRLAAASHVFLLAAFYWGAFVKWGGGGPGIGLNPLLRNPWALPHPLMVIASYAMVLAAVAEPRVRERAGVLAWVFSTAGLAAGGYWSYTTFGWGGYWAWDPVETSVFIMWLFLTAWIHGRGSGALYAALGAVFLTMAVTYSGVSPLHSFAGVAAAGKWLLITSVIALIYGLIKASWERGSAFSYLPPLVAGAYIYWIIAGPMAAQSLGLPVAIPSGDSAVALIHPLLIPAVLAAFFGMAKRAFPPRAVALYMGASAVASLALVSMGILWSPLSSLWTNVAIYLIVLTAPLPIAASLLKIRKDLAELSHIGFAVLAVGAALSGPYAYHMQYGVVVPLGVGQPALVPLPSPYGPEAVSIKVVEWRAAGPWELVSIPPYLSRLVSPDLAGLMGVWGLDLRFDSVVLNGTKYVVAFGNYTPGFHRLGSYWLYVNSTVDTPRGKLLVAALGIGDRALVFSPQKFDVISAVVACKPNATSLNLIEERVILGIDGAAVEATIRYEASGEFKLIRGLIHGIATVPRGLDDVYIAVTPEVAVVGNVSYTRIALELARRNLNACLPLGAWMLLSAYSGRPLSGGEVNALLKNSPQGYVAYVKIIPMVQLVWIGAALLVAGGLVKAVRRHVA; this is encoded by the coding sequence ATGGCCAGCCTGCGGCGAATACTCGCTAATTATTTCCACCTATCCCCGGCCGTTTCTCTCGCCCTTTTATTTTTTTACATCTCTAGGTTTATAACGCTAGACACCTCCTATTTAGACGTCTACGCCAACACCTCATGGGGAATGCCGCTGTACTACCGGCTGGCCGCCTCGCTTGTAAACGTGGGGGGGATTATGTTGTACATCGCCGCGATTTTAGGCCTAATGGCCGTTGTGGCAAAAAGCTGGAGGCTCGCCGCGGCTTCGCACGTATTTCTACTCGCCGCATTTTACTGGGGGGCTTTTGTCAAATGGGGAGGCGGGGGGCCGGGCATTGGCCTAAACCCCTTGTTGAGAAACCCCTGGGCCCTCCCCCACCCGCTAATGGTTATTGCCTCTTACGCCATGGTTTTAGCCGCAGTGGCGGAGCCCAGAGTCAGGGAGAGAGCGGGCGTTTTGGCCTGGGTTTTCTCCACGGCCGGGCTGGCCGCGGGCGGGTATTGGTCTTATACCACCTTCGGCTGGGGGGGCTACTGGGCGTGGGACCCCGTCGAGACCTCTGTGTTTATTATGTGGCTTTTCCTAACCGCTTGGATACACGGCAGAGGCTCCGGGGCTTTGTACGCGGCGCTTGGGGCCGTCTTCCTCACCATGGCCGTCACGTACAGCGGGGTGTCGCCGTTGCACTCCTTCGCGGGAGTGGCGGCCGCGGGGAAGTGGCTCCTCATAACCTCTGTAATTGCCTTAATCTACGGCCTCATAAAGGCGAGCTGGGAGAGGGGATCTGCGTTCTCCTACCTCCCGCCTCTCGTCGCCGGGGCGTATATCTATTGGATAATCGCCGGCCCCATGGCGGCGCAGTCATTAGGCCTCCCCGTGGCTATTCCCTCAGGGGATAGCGCCGTGGCGCTTATCCACCCGCTCTTAATACCCGCAGTCTTGGCGGCGTTTTTTGGAATGGCGAAAAGGGCCTTTCCCCCGAGGGCAGTGGCCCTTTACATGGGGGCGTCGGCAGTTGCCTCGCTCGCCCTAGTCTCTATGGGCATTCTCTGGTCCCCCCTGAGCAGCCTCTGGACAAACGTGGCTATTTACCTCATAGTCCTAACCGCTCCGCTGCCAATTGCCGCGTCGCTTTTAAAAATACGTAAAGACTTGGCAGAGCTTTCCCACATAGGCTTTGCCGTTTTAGCAGTGGGGGCCGCGCTGAGCGGCCCGTATGCCTATCACATGCAGTACGGCGTCGTGGTGCCCCTCGGCGTGGGACAGCCGGCGCTTGTGCCCCTGCCCAGCCCTTACGGGCCGGAGGCGGTTAGCATTAAAGTTGTGGAGTGGCGGGCGGCGGGGCCGTGGGAGTTAGTGTCAATCCCGCCGTATCTCTCAAGGCTCGTCTCGCCCGATTTGGCCGGCTTAATGGGCGTGTGGGGCTTGGATTTGAGGTTTGACAGCGTCGTCCTCAACGGCACTAAATACGTAGTGGCCTTTGGCAATTACACGCCTGGTTTTCACAGGCTGGGTAGCTACTGGCTATACGTTAACTCCACAGTAGACACCCCGAGGGGCAAGCTTTTAGTAGCCGCCCTGGGCATCGGGGACAGGGCCCTTGTCTTCAGCCCTCAGAAATTCGACGTAATTTCAGCAGTCGTCGCGTGTAAGCCCAACGCCACTTCATTGAATTTAATAGAGGAGAGAGTCATCCTGGGGATAGACGGCGCGGCTGTTGAGGCTACAATTAGATACGAGGCCTCGGGGGAGTTCAAACTCATTAGGGGCTTAATACACGGAATAGCCACAGTGCCCAGAGGGCTAGACGACGTTTATATCGCCGTGACCCCCGAGGTGGCCGTGGTGGGCAACGTGAGCTATACCCGCATCGCCTTAGAGCTGGCGAGGCGGAATTTAAATGCGTGTCTCCCCCTTGGCGCGTGGATGTTGCTGTCGGCATATAGCGGTAGGCCGCTCAGCGGCGGGGAGGTAAACGCCTTGTTGAAAAACAGCCCCCAGGGCTACGTGGCGTATGTAAAGATAATCCCCATGGTTCAATTAGTGTGGATAGGGGCGGCGCTTTTAGTAGCAGGAGGCCTTGTAAAGGCTGTTAGGAGACATGTGGCTTAG
- a CDS encoding ZIP family metal transporter → MDPLLLHSLIVTGGTLLGVASGVLVKREEKWINFGLGFTGGVMLVASFTSLIIPGVEGWGFWQVGIGIVLGVFLINFLNAVIPHEHLVKGYEGPQALLGRLKRSWLIALAITIHNIPEGLAVGVSTAYDVELGLITAVAIAVQDVPEGVAVVLPLLQFNTLRIPLLVGVLSALVEGGAVIASGAASSALPAALGLAMGIAGGAMIYVTVAELYPDIYAEGKDKKYPTYGFVAGTLLMLFLDTTLGK, encoded by the coding sequence GTGGACCCCCTACTCTTACATTCGCTAATAGTCACAGGAGGCACGCTCCTTGGAGTGGCAAGCGGAGTGTTAGTAAAGAGGGAGGAAAAGTGGATAAACTTCGGACTCGGCTTTACAGGCGGCGTTATGTTAGTGGCCAGCTTCACTAGCTTAATAATACCGGGGGTTGAAGGCTGGGGGTTTTGGCAAGTGGGTATTGGCATAGTGCTTGGCGTCTTTTTAATAAATTTCTTAAACGCAGTAATTCCCCACGAACACTTAGTCAAGGGATATGAGGGGCCTCAGGCGCTACTGGGGAGGTTAAAGAGAAGTTGGCTAATAGCTTTGGCCATAACAATACACAATATACCAGAGGGGCTGGCAGTGGGGGTATCAACAGCTTACGACGTAGAGTTGGGGCTTATAACAGCCGTGGCAATAGCCGTACAAGACGTGCCTGAGGGAGTCGCCGTTGTGCTACCATTGCTCCAATTTAACACGCTGAGAATTCCCTTGCTCGTCGGAGTGCTCAGCGCCTTAGTTGAGGGAGGGGCGGTAATTGCGTCTGGGGCCGCCTCATCGGCCTTGCCAGCGGCGCTGGGGCTTGCCATGGGCATAGCAGGAGGCGCCATGATATACGTCACCGTGGCTGAGCTCTACCCCGATATTTACGCCGAGGGAAAGGACAAAAAGTACCCCACCTACGGCTTTGTCGCAGGAACGCTCTTAATGCTCTTTTTAGATACTACACTTGGGAAGTAA
- a CDS encoding SAM hydrolase/SAM-dependent halogenase family protein produces MPIALLTDFGTRDYFVAAMKGVILSINPKAVIIDITHEIPPQDVWTGAFVLKSAYKWFPSGTIFLAVVDPGVGTERLPLIIKTRRYYFVGPDNGLLSLAAEEDGVEAVYKIEAKLPRISTTFHGRDVFAPAAAYLSLGIEPRLLGVPVKSWIKLEFPAPRVEDNVIHARAIYVDRFGNVYTSAREEAFQIAQYGDTLCFEAEGRIIKAKFVETYGRARAGETVALINSEGYLELAVAMGNAASTYGLKPGLDLKIRKCI; encoded by the coding sequence ATGCCCATTGCCCTATTGACGGACTTCGGCACTAGGGATTATTTCGTAGCGGCGATGAAGGGAGTGATCCTCTCCATAAACCCCAAGGCGGTTATTATCGATATCACTCACGAAATCCCCCCGCAAGACGTGTGGACAGGCGCTTTTGTATTAAAATCGGCGTATAAGTGGTTTCCCAGCGGCACTATATTTCTGGCTGTGGTGGACCCCGGAGTTGGAACGGAACGGTTGCCGTTAATAATAAAGACGCGGCGTTATTACTTTGTGGGGCCCGACAACGGCTTGTTGTCGCTAGCCGCTGAGGAAGACGGCGTGGAGGCAGTATATAAAATTGAGGCGAAGTTGCCCCGGATATCCACTACATTCCACGGCCGCGACGTCTTCGCCCCGGCCGCCGCATATCTTTCACTGGGCATAGAGCCGCGTCTCTTGGGCGTCCCCGTGAAGAGCTGGATTAAGCTTGAGTTCCCGGCGCCACGCGTCGAGGACAACGTTATCCACGCCAGGGCTATCTACGTGGACAGATTCGGCAATGTCTACACATCAGCCCGGGAAGAGGCCTTTCAAATAGCCCAATACGGAGATACCTTGTGTTTTGAGGCGGAGGGCCGTATAATTAAGGCGAAGTTCGTGGAGACTTACGGCAGGGCCAGAGCCGGCGAGACTGTGGCGTTGATAAACAGCGAGGGCTATTTAGAGCTGGCCGTGGCCATGGGCAACGCCGCCTCCACATACGGCTTAAAGCCGGGGCTTGATTTAAAAATACGTAAATGCATATAG
- a CDS encoding SPFH domain-containing protein, whose amino-acid sequence MPQVIQWVNPREGEIIWRYPVDRIEWGAQLIVEEWQAAVFMRDGKVYDVFRAGRHTLTTLNLPLLTQVLSRVAGYEKSPFVATVIYVSLKQHQLPFGGRGQTAELAPIQFFGTAWFRVADPALFVTQVVGGQNIYTTEDLQKFLRGYFNELLMAELSRQSIFTIYGNLEQVSFIAKNAIQPHFGRIGLELIDVRFEGLDVTDPVWRDRLFYIRATGVNPAEYLRMETVQKAAAELGKSPGAAAGTGIVLIPPLLWPQQQPQPSAQPQQQQGGVVCPQCGYVNPPGAKFCINCGYMLGKKCPQCGHVNPPDAKFCMNCGAKLP is encoded by the coding sequence ATGCCACAAGTAATTCAGTGGGTTAATCCGAGAGAGGGGGAGATAATATGGCGCTACCCCGTTGATCGAATTGAGTGGGGGGCCCAGTTAATAGTGGAAGAGTGGCAGGCGGCGGTGTTTATGAGAGACGGAAAGGTATACGACGTGTTTAGAGCCGGCCGCCACACTCTCACAACGCTTAATCTCCCCCTCTTGACCCAAGTCCTCAGCAGAGTGGCCGGCTATGAGAAGTCCCCCTTCGTCGCCACGGTTATTTACGTCTCTTTAAAACAACACCAGTTGCCCTTCGGCGGGAGGGGGCAGACGGCGGAGCTTGCGCCTATACAATTCTTCGGCACGGCTTGGTTTAGAGTGGCCGACCCCGCCCTGTTCGTGACGCAAGTGGTGGGCGGGCAGAACATCTACACCACGGAGGATCTCCAGAAATTTCTAAGAGGCTATTTCAACGAGCTTTTAATGGCGGAGCTCTCAAGGCAGTCAATATTCACAATTTACGGCAATTTAGAACAAGTGAGTTTCATCGCGAAAAACGCCATACAGCCCCACTTCGGGAGAATAGGCCTTGAGCTTATAGACGTGAGGTTTGAGGGACTGGACGTGACAGACCCTGTTTGGAGAGACAGGCTGTTTTACATCAGAGCCACCGGCGTAAACCCCGCCGAGTATTTACGCATGGAGACTGTGCAAAAAGCGGCGGCGGAGCTGGGGAAAAGCCCCGGCGCCGCGGCTGGGACCGGAATTGTTTTAATCCCGCCGTTGCTCTGGCCGCAACAACAGCCGCAGCCAAGCGCACAGCCTCAACAGCAACAAGGCGGCGTGGTGTGCCCTCAATGCGGCTATGTAAACCCGCCGGGGGCCAAGTTCTGTATAAATTGCGGTTATATGCTGGGGAAGAAGTGCCCCCAGTGCGGCCACGTCAACCCACCTGACGCGAAGTTCTGTATGAACTGCGGGGCTAAATTGCCGTGA
- a CDS encoding DUF1152 domain-containing protein → MPLYLAVGGGGDVVMAAALAGEEAVGQIPWERYVVDPEPGPVPPPSLREVLDLGNGLYLATPRSFAERGGRLFKTQGMCVAEALQKSVYLVDPYRRPSELAKALVRFDKIIGVDVGGDVLGVGCEESLRSPLADAYGLAVLAKASELGVEAELWVMSPGADGELSLEYLIRRVAEAAREGGLLGTVGLDSKQVEVLEKLVKRCVTEASAVAVRAFKGEYGPAHIRGGARLVEIGACALIGFKFSPKALLKLNKAARLIYESDAPIDKAADLLIENGIPTELHLEQLLAKGLDIYAALEELKKKKSC, encoded by the coding sequence ATGCCTCTATATTTGGCCGTTGGAGGGGGCGGAGACGTTGTGATGGCCGCGGCACTGGCGGGGGAGGAGGCCGTGGGGCAGATACCCTGGGAGAGGTACGTGGTTGACCCAGAGCCCGGCCCCGTGCCTCCTCCCTCGTTGCGGGAGGTGTTAGATCTGGGAAATGGGCTTTATTTGGCGACGCCCAGGAGCTTCGCGGAGAGAGGGGGGAGGCTTTTTAAAACCCAGGGCATGTGCGTTGCTGAGGCGTTGCAAAAATCCGTCTACTTGGTGGATCCGTACAGAAGGCCTAGCGAATTGGCGAAGGCGCTTGTCCGTTTTGATAAAATTATTGGCGTTGACGTTGGCGGCGACGTCTTGGGGGTTGGGTGTGAGGAGTCTCTAAGGAGCCCGCTGGCAGACGCCTACGGACTCGCCGTCTTGGCTAAGGCGAGTGAACTCGGCGTGGAGGCCGAGCTGTGGGTGATGTCGCCTGGGGCAGATGGCGAGTTAAGCCTAGAGTACTTAATTCGCAGAGTCGCAGAGGCGGCGAGGGAGGGCGGCCTACTGGGGACTGTGGGGCTTGACAGTAAGCAAGTTGAAGTTTTGGAAAAACTAGTAAAGCGCTGTGTGACTGAGGCCTCCGCCGTTGCCGTGAGGGCCTTCAAGGGGGAGTACGGCCCGGCCCACATACGGGGAGGCGCCAGGCTCGTGGAAATAGGGGCTTGCGCGTTGATCGGCTTTAAATTCAGCCCAAAGGCCCTCTTAAAGTTAAACAAAGCGGCGCGTTTAATTTACGAAAGCGACGCGCCTATTGACAAGGCGGCTGACTTGCTTATAGAAAACGGAATTCCCACAGAGCTCCATTTAGAGCAGTTATTGGCTAAGGGCCTCGACATATACGCGGCCTTAGAGGAGTTGAAAAAGAAGAAGAGTTGTTAG
- the ccsA gene encoding cytochrome c biogenesis protein CcsA — translation MLGPVLLAYSLLLLYAVLYGPFPALVPLGSPTAYRNLYIHVPQSIAALLMALISFFAALWFLKKRGTKSRSLMHKSAVLAAAFSWLSFITGTVWAQESWGSAWSGDPRQLSVAVMAVLYTGYIILRRGVEDPDRADRVSAAYLALAFVSVPITLIAPVLFPALHPPPGTLAELAAPIRAIYIAVLLALLTAAALILAGFEAKTAWGVAAMLILFAAAVLVLMPYSQPVYRVYNATISGSAVTAITNGGVLTIPVEKITLRPLEINGKSTLAGHLITKDGVVVTHWSVAVNLLVTGAALLILTRLSNREI, via the coding sequence ATGCTCGGCCCTGTCCTCCTCGCGTATTCGCTTCTTTTGTTATACGCCGTGTTGTACGGCCCGTTTCCCGCCCTTGTCCCCCTCGGCTCTCCTACGGCCTACAGAAACCTCTATATCCACGTGCCGCAGTCTATCGCCGCACTCCTCATGGCCCTCATTTCGTTTTTTGCCGCCCTGTGGTTTTTAAAAAAGAGGGGTACCAAGTCGCGTTCGCTAATGCATAAGTCCGCTGTACTGGCCGCGGCGTTCTCGTGGCTTAGTTTTATCACAGGTACTGTCTGGGCACAAGAGTCTTGGGGGTCGGCGTGGTCTGGGGACCCGAGACAGCTGTCAGTCGCCGTTATGGCAGTCCTATACACCGGTTATATTATACTCAGGCGGGGCGTGGAGGATCCCGATAGGGCCGACAGAGTGTCAGCCGCCTACTTAGCCCTAGCCTTTGTCTCTGTGCCAATTACTTTAATAGCCCCCGTGCTTTTCCCCGCGTTGCACCCGCCTCCCGGCACTTTGGCGGAGCTTGCCGCGCCAATAAGGGCAATTTACATCGCCGTGTTGCTGGCGTTGTTAACAGCCGCCGCGCTAATTCTGGCGGGGTTTGAGGCGAAAACGGCGTGGGGAGTTGCGGCGATGTTAATTCTCTTTGCGGCGGCCGTTCTGGTTTTAATGCCCTACTCCCAGCCAGTATATAGAGTTTATAACGCCACCATCTCCGGGTCGGCGGTCACCGCAATTACAAACGGCGGCGTCTTGACTATCCCTGTGGAGAAAATAACTCTGAGACCTCTTGAGATTAACGGCAAGTCAACTCTTGCGGGGCACTTAATTACTAAAGACGGCGTAGTGGTGACTCACTGGTCAGTGGCGGTGAACCTGCTGGTGACCGGCGCCGCGTTACTTATATTAACGAGGTTGAGCAATAGGGAGATATGA